Proteins from a genomic interval of Kitasatospora kifunensis:
- the purB gene encoding adenylosuccinate lyase, whose amino-acid sequence MSAKPQIPNVLAARYASATLAQLWSPEHKVVLERHLWLAVLKAQRDLGIDVPETAVADYERVIDTVDLASIARRERVTRHDVKARIEEFSELAGHEQIHKGMTSRDLTENVEQLQIRQSLEHVRDRVVAVLVRLARLAAQHAELVMAGRSHNVAAQATTLGKRFATVADEVLVAFVRLEELIARYPLRGIKGPVGTAQDMLDLLGGDEAKLAELELRVAGHLGFDNVLTSVGQVYPRSLDFEVLSALVQLSAGPSSLAKTIRLMAGHELVTEGFKEGQVGSSAMPHKMNTRSCERVNGLAVILRGYASMTAELGGDQWNEGDVSCSVVRRVALPDAFFAFDGLLETFLTVLDEFGAFPAVIEAELDRYLPFLATTKVLMGAVRAGVGREVGHEVIKEHAVASALAMRAGARENELLDRLAADERIPLDRAALTALLADRLSFTGAAGAQVAEMVRRIEAVAANYPAAAKYAPGDIL is encoded by the coding sequence GTGAGCGCCAAGCCCCAGATCCCCAATGTCCTGGCCGCCCGGTACGCCTCGGCGACCCTGGCCCAGCTGTGGTCCCCCGAGCACAAGGTGGTCCTCGAACGCCACCTGTGGCTCGCCGTCCTCAAGGCCCAGCGGGATCTGGGCATCGATGTGCCCGAGACCGCCGTCGCCGACTACGAGCGGGTCATCGACACCGTCGACCTGGCCTCGATCGCCCGTCGCGAGCGGGTCACCCGACACGACGTCAAGGCCCGGATCGAGGAGTTCAGCGAGCTCGCGGGTCACGAGCAGATCCACAAGGGGATGACCTCCCGGGACCTGACCGAGAACGTCGAGCAGCTGCAGATCCGCCAGTCGCTGGAGCACGTGCGCGACCGCGTGGTCGCCGTCCTGGTCCGCCTGGCCCGGCTCGCCGCCCAGCACGCCGAGCTGGTGATGGCCGGTCGCTCGCACAACGTGGCGGCGCAGGCCACCACGCTCGGCAAGCGTTTCGCCACCGTGGCCGACGAGGTGCTGGTCGCCTTCGTCCGCCTGGAGGAGCTGATCGCCCGCTACCCGCTGCGCGGGATCAAGGGCCCGGTCGGCACCGCGCAGGACATGCTCGACCTGCTCGGCGGCGACGAGGCGAAGCTGGCCGAGCTGGAGCTGCGGGTGGCCGGCCACCTGGGCTTCGACAACGTGCTGACCAGCGTCGGCCAGGTCTACCCGCGCTCGCTGGACTTCGAGGTGCTCAGCGCGCTGGTCCAGCTCTCCGCCGGGCCCTCCAGCCTGGCCAAGACGATCCGCCTGATGGCCGGACACGAGCTGGTGACCGAGGGCTTCAAGGAGGGCCAGGTCGGCTCCTCGGCGATGCCGCACAAGATGAACACCCGTTCCTGCGAGCGGGTCAACGGCCTGGCCGTGATCCTGCGCGGCTACGCCTCGATGACCGCCGAGCTGGGCGGCGACCAGTGGAACGAGGGCGACGTCTCCTGCTCGGTGGTGCGCCGGGTGGCCCTGCCGGACGCGTTCTTCGCCTTCGACGGCCTGCTGGAGACCTTCCTGACGGTGCTGGACGAGTTCGGCGCCTTCCCGGCCGTGATCGAGGCCGAACTGGACCGCTACCTGCCGTTCCTGGCCACCACCAAGGTGCTGATGGGCGCGGTGCGCGCGGGCGTGGGCCGCGAGGTGGGCCACGAGGTGATCAAGGAGCACGCGGTCGCCTCGGCGCTGGCGATGCGGGCCGGCGCGCGGGAGAACGAGCTGCTCGACCGGCTGGCCGCCGACGAGCGGATCCCGCTGGACCGGGCCGCCCTTACCGCGCTGCTGGCCGACCGGCTCTCCTTCACCGGCGCGGCCGGGGCCCAGGTGGCCGAGATGGTGCGCCGGATCGAGGCCGTCGCGGCCAACTACCCGGCGGCCGCCAAGTACGCGCCCGGCGACATCCTCTAG
- a CDS encoding MarR family winged helix-turn-helix transcriptional regulator, producing the protein MGSMTTAAPPVTTAALMEAVAAVSAAYFLDFATSAGRHGLSSSQAKALGVVLEPVPMRALAGRLGCDASNVTGIVDRLESLGFARREAAATDRRVKIVTITEPGREVLLKIRADMTRAHRALDSLSAEQRAGLLTMCQQLLPLLAN; encoded by the coding sequence ATGGGTTCCATGACGACCGCCGCACCACCTGTCACCACCGCCGCTCTGATGGAGGCGGTGGCAGCCGTGAGCGCCGCGTACTTCCTCGACTTCGCCACCTCGGCGGGACGGCACGGGCTCAGCTCCTCCCAGGCCAAGGCGCTCGGCGTGGTGCTGGAGCCGGTGCCGATGCGCGCCCTGGCCGGCCGCCTGGGCTGTGACGCCTCCAACGTCACCGGCATCGTGGACCGCCTGGAGTCGCTCGGCTTCGCCCGCCGCGAGGCGGCCGCCACAGACCGCCGGGTCAAGATCGTCACCATCACCGAGCCGGGTCGCGAAGTGCTGCTGAAGATCCGCGCCGACATGACCAGGGCGCACCGGGCGCTGGACTCGCTCAGCGCCGAGCAGCGGGCCGGGCTGCTGACCATGTGCCAGCAGCTGCTGCCGCTGCTGGCGAACTGA
- a CDS encoding DUF3037 domain-containing protein, whose translation MERYDYEYAVIRAVPRVERGECVNLGVLLYCRWHERLLARTLLPEAKLLALDPAVDLAGVARALRGIEGVCAGGTAAGPAAGDSPGQRFRWLTAPRSAIVQPGPVHTGLTDDAERELARLFDQLVA comes from the coding sequence ATGGAACGCTACGACTACGAGTACGCGGTGATCCGCGCGGTGCCCCGGGTGGAGCGCGGTGAGTGCGTCAACCTCGGGGTGCTGCTCTACTGCCGCTGGCACGAGCGGTTGCTGGCCCGCACCCTGCTGCCCGAGGCGAAGCTGCTGGCGCTGGACCCCGCCGTCGACCTGGCCGGTGTGGCGCGGGCGCTGCGCGGGATCGAGGGCGTCTGCGCCGGTGGCACGGCGGCGGGGCCGGCGGCGGGGGACAGCCCCGGGCAGCGGTTCCGCTGGCTGACCGCGCCGCGCAGCGCCATCGTCCAGCCGGGTCCGGTGCACACCGGTCTGACCGATGACGCGGAGCGGGAGCTGGCGCGGCTGTTCGACCAGCTGGTGGCCTGA
- a CDS encoding HipA family kinase — translation MLREVTAVRYVTPLREGGSMPGLVEADDHRLYALKWSGAAQGRKALVAEVLAGELARGLGLPVPELVLIDLDPVLARSEPEQQIQEQMRASGGVNVGLAFLSGALNFDPLCFEVVPGEAARVLWFDALIGNVDRSWRNPNLLVVDGRLHLIDHGASLIFHHHWAGAAGWTRRPYDAGDHALRRFCADPGELAAADRTLAAAATPELLARAVAAIPAQFLLDEPGFEDPEAVRAAYLAQLSARLAGPRDWLPVLSEVSA, via the coding sequence GTGCTTCGTGAGGTGACGGCGGTCCGCTATGTGACGCCACTGCGAGAAGGCGGCTCGATGCCGGGCCTGGTGGAGGCCGACGACCACCGGCTGTACGCGCTGAAGTGGAGCGGTGCGGCGCAGGGCCGAAAGGCGCTGGTGGCCGAGGTGTTGGCCGGCGAACTCGCCCGGGGGCTCGGCCTGCCGGTGCCCGAGCTGGTCCTGATCGACCTCGACCCGGTGCTCGCCCGCAGCGAGCCGGAGCAGCAGATCCAGGAGCAGATGCGGGCCAGCGGCGGGGTGAACGTGGGCCTGGCCTTCCTCAGCGGCGCGCTGAACTTCGACCCGCTCTGCTTCGAGGTGGTGCCCGGGGAGGCCGCCCGGGTGCTCTGGTTCGACGCGTTGATCGGCAATGTCGACCGGTCCTGGCGCAACCCCAACCTGCTGGTGGTCGACGGGCGGCTGCACCTGATCGACCACGGCGCCAGCCTGATCTTCCACCACCACTGGGCCGGTGCGGCCGGCTGGACCCGGCGCCCGTACGACGCCGGAGACCATGCGCTGCGGCGGTTCTGCGCCGACCCTGGCGAGCTGGCGGCGGCGGACCGCACGCTCGCGGCCGCGGCCACGCCCGAGCTGCTGGCCCGGGCGGTGGCGGCGATCCCGGCGCAGTTCCTGCTCGACGAGCCCGGCTTCGAGGACCCCGAGGCCGTGCGGGCCGCCTACCTGGCCCAGCTCTCGGCGCGGCTGGCCGGGCCGCGCGACTGGCTGCCCGTCCTGTCCGAGGTGAGTGCGTGA